A window from Betta splendens chromosome 1, fBetSpl5.4, whole genome shotgun sequence encodes these proteins:
- the LOC114861501 gene encoding interleukin-2 receptor subunit beta-like, translating into METNRRSLLLFLLLALLHACAADCPLTDAEFTCYTDYNRIITCVWNSTRASVHTDSVCTVDAKKKNSSPSSKFSHRNCTLEPVDAFEPAVMSCSMDLRKNNAFQYFEEWSIAVKCSDSDQTLNINFKPACSIKLNPPEKPAVNFTTVSLTIQSPTNADIECVESELQWKQEDQSWNDPSVKTVSKPCKVLCETELLPKELVKGQRYEARVRALVCNKDPFKSIWSDWSSTTSWVSPVGKAKAPDAGGDVWVMIIAGATMSFAVFLFVVFVRTNRTTWVVDSLKGSPIPSPEASLLQQNWMRPHFTSDSFHSFLKREEILCVEVSSAVDALVPFTPEAASLEKAKRERSSDSGSSSFSNPSYSHLCSPPPFSSLSAGNLQPCAADSPYGPVVNQGASAEQKREDESRKELEILLLLSTGDKGNESVPVISEYEKVEKVQVERMRLQSLDSGVCSGEEVSQESLESDSINGTNSLDEEALDKEEEEEERGNDEEVDLKKLFRGSGGIFGKGSIQVCSGYERVQKLQDDSLELPSLDSGVSSGGEEQVSQEDVAKATNSSSFLFAPSSPLLCPTPSSTHLKLPEPCRPDLQTLINHMMEKKALMSESSSVMDTGNGYMPARQEVS; encoded by the exons ATGGAGACGAACAGGAGAAGCCTcctgctctttcttcttcttgctcttCTTCACGCCTGCGCTGCCGACTGCCCGCTCACAGACGCCG AGTTCACCTGCTACACTGACTACAACCGCATCATCACCTGTGTGTGGAACAGCACACGTGCATCTGTCCACACAGACTCCGTGTGCACAGTAGACGCTAAAAAGAAAAACTCCTCACCCTCATCCAAGTTTTCACACAGAAACTGTACGCTGGAACCTGTGGATGCGTTCGAACCAGCAGTGATGAGCTGCTCCATGGACCTGAGGAAAAACAACGCC tttcagtaTTTTGAAGAATGGTCCATTGCTGTGAAGTGCAGTGATTCAGATCAGACACTGAACATTAACTTTAAGCCCGCCTGCAGCA TAAAACTGAACCCTCCAGAAAAACCAGCTGTCAACTTCACCACTGTTTCCCTGACGATACAAAGCCCCACCAATGCAGACATTGAGTGTGTGGAGTCGGAGCTGCAGTGGAAACAAGAGGATCAGTCATGGAAT GATCCGTCTGTGAAGACAGTGTCCAAACCCTGTAAAGTCCTCTGTGAGACGGAGCTGCTGCCCAAGGAGCTTGTTAAAGGACAGAGGTATGAGGCACGGGTCCGAGCGCTGGTCTGTAACAAGGACCCGTTTAAGTCCATCTGGAGCGACTGGAGCTCAACTACGTCATGGGTGTCGCCCGTAGGAAAAGCAAAAGCTCCAG ACGCCGGTGGGGACGTGTGGGTGATGATCATCGCAGGCGCGACGATGTCGtttgcagtgtttctgtttgttgtgtttgtcaggACCAACAGAACCACCTG gGTGGTGGACAGCCTCAAAGGGTCGCCCATCCCAAGCCCAGAAGCATCcttgctgcagcag AACTGGATGAGGCCTCATTTCACCAGCGACTCCTTCCATTCCTTCCTTAAACGGGAGGAAATCCTCTGCGTGGAGGTGAGCTCTGCTGTGGATGCTCTTGTGCCCTTTACGCCAGAGGCAGCGTCTCTAGAGAAGGCGAAACGTGAGCGCAGCTCTGATTCGGGCAGTTCCAGCTTCTCCAACCCCAGTTATTCCCATCTGTGCTCCCCACCTCCCTTCTCCTCGCTCAGCGCTGGGAATCTGCAGCCCTGCGCTGCTGATTCACCTTATGGGCCTGTTGTGAATCAAGGCGCCAGCGCAGAGCAGAAGCGGGAGGATGAAAGCAGGAAGGAACTGGAGATCCTGCTGTTGCTTTCCACAGGCGACAAAGGCAACGAGTCAGTGCCGGTTATTTCAGAGTATGAGAAGGTTGAGAAAGTCCAGGTGGAACGCATGAGACTCCAGAGTCTAGATTCAGGTGTGTGCAGTGGTGAGGAGGTCAGTCAAGAAAGCCTGGAGTCAGACAGCATCAATGGGACCAACAGCCTTGATGAGGAGGCCctggacaaggaggaggaggaggaggagagagggaacgATGAAGAAGTAGACCTGAAGAAGCTGTTTAGAGGCAGTGGAGGGATTTTTGGCAAAGGCTCCATTCAGGTTTGTTCCGGTTATGAGCGAGtacagaagctgcaggacgacAGCTTGGAGCTACCTAGCTTAGATTCTGGCGTTAGCAGTGGAGGCGAGGAGCAGGTGAGTCAGGAGGATGTCGCCAAGGCAACcaactccagcagcttcctgttcgctccatcctctcctctacTCTGCCCCACGCCTTCCTCCACACACCTGAAGCTCCCAGAACCATGTAGACCAGATCTACAAACTCTGATAAATCATATGATGGAGAAGAAAGCTTTGATGTCAGAATCCAGCTCAGTGATGGATACAGGTAATGGATACATGCCAGCGAGGCAGGAGGTTAGTTAG
- the rps19bp1 gene encoding ribosomal protein S19 binding protein 1, giving the protein MSASLIRRGLELLSDDIKDVSKAKKKKQRTPSSATVMELVSTKRQGVTKQVKRLQGRLGPGRSKATVKDKMIKSAVEEYRKKQGESHLSANLKYFMDTSCKATDAETYKILNHNLGRQSRNRPAKPPKKAQQSRSLFSEEEFQQFQKEYFGRTVEKK; this is encoded by the exons ATGTCGGCGTCGTTGATCAGAAGAGGGTTGGAGCTACTGAGCGATGATATTAAAG ATGTTAGtaaagcaaagaagaagaagcaacgGACTCCCAGCTCTGCCACCGTGATGGAGCTGGTGAGCACCAAGCGGCAGGGAGTCACCAAGCAGGTCAAACGGCTGCAGGGTCGCCTGGGTCCCGGCAGGAGCAAAGCTACTGTTAAAGATAAGATGATCAAGTCTGCAGTGG AGGAATACAGAAAGAAGCAAGGGGAAAGTCATCTTAGTGCTAATCTCAAATACTTTATGGACACTAGCTGCAAAGCAACAGATGCTGAAACTTACAAG ATCCTAAATCATAATTTAGGGAGACAATCCAGAAATCGCCCTGCTAAACCTCCTAAAAAGGCCCAGCAATCTCGCTCATTGTTTTCAGAAGAGGAGTTCCAGCAGTTCCAGAAGGAATACTTTGGCAGGACTGTTGAGAAGAAATAA
- the LOC114859538 gene encoding 3-mercaptopyruvate sulfurtransferase: MAHQARALITSKRLVEALKGPGNTRVLDASWHLPKVRRSAKSDFKKKHIPGAAFFDIDQCCDKTSPLDRMLPSEKVFADYVGSLGVGSDTHVVVYDASEFGAFSAPRVWWMFRVFGHSAVSLLNGGLRNWQQQGLPVTDHYEKPAPSDFKASLDRSRIKTYDDILHNLDSKRFQVVDARPAGRFKGLDPEPRDNTEPGHIPGSVSIPFHSFLSPSGHFLPREQLQALFERSGVDLGRPLCALCGSGVVACHVALAAHECGNLEVSVYDGGWSEWYTRAVPEDVISEGRGKHL, translated from the exons ATGGCGCACCAGGCCAGAGCGCTGATCACCTCCAAGCGGCTCGTCGAGGCTCTCAAGGGTCCGGGGAACACGCGCGTCCTGGACGCGTCCTGGCATTTACCCAAAGTGCGCCGCAGCGCCAAGAGCGACTTTAAGAAGAAGCACATACCGGGCGCAGCCTTCTTTGACATAGACCAGTGCTGCGATAAAACCTCTCCTCTGGACCGCATGCTGCCGTCAGAGAAGGTGTTCGCTGACTATGTCGGAAGTTTGGGCGTCGGGAGCGACACGCACGTCGTGGTGTACGACGCCAGTGAGTTCGGCGCGTTCTCGGCGCCGCGCGTGTGGTGGATGTTCCGGGTGTTCGGCCACAGCGCGGTGTCGTTGCTCAACGGGGGGCTCAGGaactggcagcagcagggtctGCCTGTGACCGACCACTACGAGAAACCGGCACCGAGCGACTTCAAGGCCTCCCTCGACCGGTCCCGGATCAAGACCTATGACGATATCCTGCATAACCTTGACAGCAAACGGTTCCAGGTGGTGGACGCGCGGCCGGCGGGCCGATTCAAAGGTCTGGACCCGGAGCCCAGAGACA ACACCGAGCCGGGCCACATCCCCGGCTCCGTCAGCATCCCCTTCCACTCCTTCCTGTCTCCATCGGGCCACTTCCTGCCCAGGGAACAGCTCCAGGCTCTCTTCGAGCGATCCGGCGTGGACCTGGGCCGCCCGCTGTGCGCCTTGTGCGGTTCTGGCGTGGTCGCCTGTCACGTGGCGCTGGCGGCCCACGAGTGCGGCAACCTGGAGGTGTCGGTGTACGATGGCGGTTGGTCGGAGTGGTACACCCGCGCCGTGCCCGAGGACGTCATATCCGAGGGACGAGGGAAGCATCTGTGA